One Halostella limicola genomic window carries:
- a CDS encoding PQQ-dependent sugar dehydrogenase has product MSERWSRRRFLALAGATGLAGCVSAGSPGSDRTTAEQPNYDLSAPHDLASWDRYDPDWSSPTASPVEAAVETEVLVENLEIPWDLSFAPSGELFITERIGRIKVFDGDDVREVTRPADAIDAGSLDPGSDESSWWVEGGEGGTLGVAVHPAYPDPPVVYVYYTYEDGDERYNRVAYVDVSADDPEATETTIVDGIPADSYHNGGRLTFGPENYLWITTGDAGEEPLAADPESVAGAVLRVTPDGNPAPGNPGVGDPRVYTYGHRNPQGVTFLPDGTPVVDEHGPGGNDEVNVLVPGHDYGWPDAREVDEYPADGVHPPVANTGNATWAPSGSVFYTGDALPQWRNRLVIGALGGQHVNVVTLSQPDRDLPPADGGRRFDDEFYDDRYTATSHTTFEDELGRVRHVEQGPDDALYGVTCNRDGRAGDGFPTERDDVLVRFTPGEE; this is encoded by the coding sequence ATGAGTGAACGCTGGTCCCGGCGTCGCTTCCTTGCCCTCGCGGGCGCGACCGGCCTCGCCGGTTGCGTCTCGGCGGGGTCGCCGGGAAGCGACCGAACGACTGCCGAACAACCGAACTACGACCTCTCCGCCCCCCACGACCTGGCGTCGTGGGACCGCTACGACCCCGACTGGAGTTCGCCGACCGCCTCGCCCGTCGAGGCGGCCGTGGAGACCGAGGTGCTCGTCGAGAACCTGGAGATCCCGTGGGACCTCTCGTTCGCCCCGAGCGGCGAGCTGTTCATCACGGAGCGGATCGGCCGCATCAAGGTGTTCGACGGCGACGACGTCAGGGAGGTGACTCGGCCCGCAGACGCCATCGACGCCGGGTCGCTCGACCCCGGTTCCGACGAGAGCAGCTGGTGGGTGGAGGGCGGCGAGGGCGGTACCCTCGGCGTCGCGGTTCACCCCGCGTACCCCGACCCGCCGGTGGTGTACGTCTACTACACGTACGAGGACGGCGACGAGCGGTACAACAGGGTCGCGTACGTCGACGTGAGCGCGGACGACCCAGAGGCGACGGAGACGACGATCGTCGACGGGATCCCGGCGGACAGCTATCACAACGGCGGTCGCCTCACGTTCGGCCCGGAGAACTACCTCTGGATCACGACGGGCGACGCCGGCGAGGAGCCGCTCGCTGCGGACCCGGAGTCGGTCGCGGGAGCGGTGCTTCGCGTGACGCCGGACGGTAACCCCGCGCCGGGGAACCCCGGCGTCGGCGATCCGCGCGTGTACACGTATGGCCACCGGAACCCGCAGGGCGTCACGTTCCTCCCCGACGGGACGCCGGTCGTCGACGAGCACGGGCCCGGCGGCAACGACGAGGTGAATGTGCTCGTCCCCGGGCACGACTACGGGTGGCCCGACGCCCGTGAGGTCGACGAGTACCCCGCCGACGGGGTACACCCGCCGGTCGCCAACACCGGCAACGCCACCTGGGCGCCGTCCGGCTCCGTGTTCTACACCGGTGATGCCCTCCCGCAGTGGCGAAACCGGCTGGTGATCGGCGCGCTCGGCGGCCAGCACGTGAACGTCGTCACGCTCTCGCAGCCGGACCGCGACCTGCCCCCCGCGGACGGGGGTCGGCGGTTCGACGACGAGTTCTACGACGACCGCTACACAGCGACTTCACACACGACGTTCGAGGACGAACTCGGCCGCGTCCGGCACGTGGAACAGGGGCCGGACGACGCGCTGTACGGCGTCACCTGCAACCGCGACGGCCGGGCCGGCGACGGCTTCCCGACGGAGCGCGACGACGTGCTCGTGCGGTTCACGCCCGGGGAGGAGTAG
- a CDS encoding MFS transporter, which yields MWRDESPPVRRYFLYQATASVGFITPIFTLFMLARGLSYSEIATLSAVVAVLVTAGEIPTGYVGDRVGRRNSLVISAALLVSSLVGFVWARSFAAFVALYALWALGLTFRSGSDSAWLYDTLRARGDEDRFTRVRGRGESLKRGASVVTMVAGGLLYVVEPTVPFVAAAAVNVAGIPVLLSMPRNEGYAGDADDHLTAREAAGVVRTALARPDLRTFVLYVGLFFGTVSASNTYVQPITVVVLERDAAWLGVPEASTLGVLYAGFTGVAAVASYHAGTVESALGLRTAVLLVPVGIGLALVSPWAAPALAVPVFLAMRAGDALLRPVAGRYLNDRIDAAGRATVLSAASMAYALLRVPLILAGGVVADAAGPLVAVAGFGGVFLAAAVVLVLFATPVAPDTAPAGVADRS from the coding sequence ATGTGGCGTGACGAGTCACCGCCGGTGAGGCGGTACTTCCTGTATCAGGCCACCGCCTCAGTGGGCTTCATCACGCCGATCTTCACGCTGTTCATGCTCGCCCGCGGCCTCTCCTACAGCGAGATCGCGACGCTGTCGGCGGTCGTCGCCGTGCTGGTGACCGCGGGGGAGATCCCGACGGGATACGTCGGCGACCGCGTCGGCCGGCGAAACAGCCTCGTCATCAGCGCGGCGCTGCTCGTGTCGTCGCTCGTCGGCTTCGTGTGGGCGCGGTCGTTCGCCGCGTTCGTCGCCCTGTACGCGCTCTGGGCGCTCGGCCTGACGTTCCGGTCGGGAAGCGACAGCGCGTGGCTGTACGACACGCTCCGGGCCCGCGGGGACGAGGACCGGTTCACGCGCGTCCGCGGGCGCGGCGAATCGCTCAAGCGGGGGGCGAGCGTCGTCACGATGGTCGCCGGCGGGCTGCTGTACGTCGTCGAGCCGACGGTGCCGTTCGTCGCCGCGGCCGCCGTCAACGTCGCGGGGATCCCCGTCCTCCTCTCGATGCCGCGAAACGAGGGCTACGCGGGCGACGCCGACGACCACCTCACCGCGCGGGAGGCCGCCGGCGTGGTCCGGACGGCGCTCGCGAGGCCGGACCTCCGGACGTTCGTGCTCTACGTCGGCCTCTTCTTCGGCACGGTGTCCGCGTCGAACACGTACGTCCAGCCGATCACCGTCGTGGTGCTTGAGCGCGACGCCGCGTGGCTCGGCGTTCCGGAGGCGTCGACGCTGGGCGTGCTCTACGCGGGCTTCACCGGGGTCGCCGCGGTGGCGAGCTACCACGCCGGAACCGTCGAGTCGGCGCTGGGGCTCCGGACCGCGGTGCTGCTCGTCCCTGTCGGCATCGGCCTGGCGCTCGTCTCACCCTGGGCCGCGCCGGCGCTCGCCGTCCCGGTGTTTCTCGCGATGCGGGCGGGCGACGCCCTCCTCCGGCCCGTCGCCGGGCGGTACCTCAACGACCGGATCGACGCCGCTGGGCGGGCGACAGTGCTGTCGGCGGCGTCGATGGCGTACGCGCTCCTCCGCGTCCCGCTGATCCTCGCCGGCGGCGTCGTCGCCGACGCCGCGGGGCCGCTCGTCGCCGTCGCCGGGTTCGGCGGCGTCTTCCTCGCCGCGGCCGTCGTCCTGGTGCTGTTCGCGACGCCCGTTGCGCCCGACACTGCCCCCGCGGGCGTCGCCGACCGGTCCTGA
- a CDS encoding serine hydrolase domain-containing protein, translating to MLRSVALASGVGLAGCSELSSGGESTTTGTTTETGTTTGTAASNDGQDRPVTGEAVPELAPVDDAVLGFASENGVPAAAAAVARDGEVVHERGYGWRDADRTDPVPPDTPFRLASVTKALTNAAVHGLFDDGALSPDTRVFPMLDLDPLPGDEPDDRLDEITVQHLLNHAGGWDQRATFDPVFHDFAIADRMDLSEPPGPRETARFMLGRPLQFDPGKRQVYSNFGYLLLGLLVERVAGASFPEHVRESVLGGVDADRLYRGASLPENRPDREVHYRSNGRCSNVMALDRDDMVPCADGGFHLQGTGAAGSLVSSTRTLLGFAGDYWITGEPRAGDGGPYVYFGSIYGTFTMLKQRSDGVDVAVLLNRRGAMPTSFASLEEDVDAAIDAVDEWP from the coding sequence GTGCTTCGATCCGTCGCACTGGCGTCCGGAGTCGGCCTCGCCGGCTGCTCTGAACTGTCGAGCGGCGGGGAATCGACCACGACCGGAACGACCACTGAGACGGGAACGACGACCGGGACCGCCGCTTCGAACGACGGCCAGGATCGCCCGGTCACGGGCGAGGCGGTCCCCGAACTCGCGCCCGTGGACGACGCCGTCCTCGGGTTCGCGTCCGAGAACGGCGTGCCGGCTGCCGCCGCGGCCGTCGCGAGGGACGGCGAGGTCGTCCACGAGCGGGGGTACGGCTGGCGCGACGCCGACCGGACCGACCCCGTGCCGCCGGACACCCCCTTTCGCCTGGCGAGCGTCACGAAGGCGCTGACGAACGCGGCCGTGCACGGCCTGTTCGACGACGGGGCGCTCTCGCCGGACACGCGCGTCTTCCCGATGCTCGACCTCGACCCGCTCCCAGGCGACGAGCCGGACGACCGCCTCGACGAGATAACCGTCCAGCACCTCCTCAACCACGCCGGCGGGTGGGACCAGCGGGCGACGTTCGATCCCGTGTTCCACGACTTCGCCATCGCCGACCGGATGGACCTCTCGGAACCGCCCGGCCCGCGCGAGACCGCCCGCTTCATGCTCGGCCGTCCGCTCCAGTTCGACCCCGGCAAGCGACAGGTGTACTCCAACTTCGGCTACCTCCTGCTCGGTCTGCTCGTCGAGCGCGTCGCGGGCGCGTCGTTCCCCGAACACGTCCGCGAGTCGGTCCTCGGCGGCGTCGACGCCGACCGCCTCTACCGGGGCGCGTCGCTGCCTGAGAACCGCCCGGACCGCGAGGTCCACTACCGCAGCAACGGCCGGTGTTCGAACGTGATGGCGCTCGACCGCGACGACATGGTCCCCTGTGCCGACGGCGGCTTCCACCTGCAGGGAACCGGCGCCGCCGGGTCGCTCGTCAGCTCCACACGCACCCTGCTCGGGTTCGCCGGCGACTACTGGATCACCGGCGAGCCCCGCGCCGGCGACGGCGGGCCGTACGTCTACTTCGGCTCGATCTACGGCACCTTCACGATGCTCAAACAACGGTCGGACGGCGTCGACGTCGCCGTCCTCCTGAACCGCCGCGGCGCGATGCCCACGTCGTTCGCGTCGCTCGAAGAGGACGTCGACGCGGCGATAGACGCGGTCGACGAGTGGCCGTGA
- a CDS encoding 30S ribosomal protein S7, with translation MSAEDQPEPEKPAGTDEEDGLGAKLFGEYEVTGIEYADPSTERYITVTPVAHTMGRHAQKQFQKSEISIVERLINRLMQTEENTGKKQQALHIVRDAFETIENRTDENPVQVLVTAVENAAPREETVRLKYGGISVPKAVDVAPQRRVDQALKFIAEGVYQDSFKSATDVEDALADQLLGAANYDVQTYAINQKEEKERVAAAAR, from the coding sequence ATGTCCGCAGAAGACCAACCCGAACCGGAGAAGCCCGCGGGCACGGACGAGGAGGACGGACTCGGCGCGAAGCTGTTCGGCGAGTACGAGGTCACCGGCATCGAGTACGCCGACCCCTCGACCGAGCGCTACATCACCGTCACGCCCGTCGCGCACACGATGGGCCGTCACGCGCAGAAGCAGTTCCAGAAGTCCGAGATCTCCATCGTCGAGCGGCTGATCAACCGCCTGATGCAGACCGAGGAGAACACGGGCAAGAAGCAGCAGGCGCTGCACATCGTCCGCGACGCGTTCGAGACCATCGAGAACCGCACCGACGAGAACCCTGTGCAGGTGCTCGTCACCGCCGTCGAGAACGCCGCGCCCCGCGAGGAGACCGTCCGCCTGAAGTACGGTGGCATCTCCGTCCCGAAGGCCGTCGACGTCGCGCCCCAGCGCCGCGTCGACCAGGCGCTGAAGTTCATCGCGGAGGGCGTCTACCAGGACTCCTTCAAGAGCGCGACCGACGTCGAGGACGCGCTCGCCGACCAGCTGCTCGGCGCCGCCAACTACGACGTCCAGACGTACGCGATCAACCAGAAGGAAGAGAAAGAGCGCGTCGCCGCCGCCGCGCGGTAA
- a CDS encoding 30S ribosomal protein S12, translated as MANGKYAARKLKQDRQKRRWSDTEYARRERGLGEQSDPLEGAPQGRGIVLEKVGIEAKQPNSAIRKCVRVQLIKNGKQVTAFCPGDGAISFIDEHDEVTIAGIGGAKGRAMGDLSGVNYKVEKVNGVSLIELVRGNAEKPVR; from the coding sequence ATGGCAAACGGCAAATACGCCGCGCGCAAACTCAAGCAGGACCGCCAGAAGCGACGGTGGTCCGACACGGAGTACGCCCGCCGTGAGCGGGGTCTCGGTGAGCAGTCCGACCCGCTTGAGGGCGCGCCCCAGGGCCGCGGTATCGTCCTCGAAAAGGTAGGTATCGAAGCGAAACAGCCCAACTCCGCGATCCGGAAGTGCGTCCGGGTTCAGCTCATCAAGAACGGGAAGCAGGTCACGGCGTTCTGCCCCGGCGACGGCGCCATCTCGTTCATCGACGAGCACGACGAGGTCACCATCGCCGGCATCGGCGGCGCGAAGGGCCGCGCGATGGGCGACCTCTCCGGCGTGAACTACAAGGTCGAGAAGGTCAACGGCGTGAGCCTGATCGAACTCGTCCGCGGGAACGCGGAGAAGCCGGTCCGATAA
- a CDS encoding NusA-like transcription termination signal-binding factor, whose product MPTRTLSDAARQFIAAFEEETEATARDCVVEDDRVLILVTAGDMGDAIGPGGRHVRRVEETIGRDVKLVEDADTAEAFVANALSPAAVYNVTISEDDETIAYAEVAEEDTGAAIGKGGENIEAARTLVARHYDVDDIQLT is encoded by the coding sequence ATGCCGACGCGAACCCTGTCCGACGCCGCGCGCCAGTTCATCGCCGCGTTCGAGGAGGAGACCGAGGCGACCGCCCGGGACTGCGTGGTCGAGGACGACCGCGTGCTCATCCTCGTGACCGCGGGCGACATGGGCGACGCGATCGGGCCGGGCGGCCGGCACGTCCGCCGCGTCGAGGAGACGATCGGCAGGGACGTCAAACTCGTCGAGGACGCGGACACGGCCGAGGCGTTCGTCGCCAACGCGCTGTCGCCGGCCGCGGTCTACAACGTGACGATAAGCGAGGACGACGAGACCATCGCCTACGCCGAGGTCGCCGAGGAGGACACCGGCGCGGCCATCGGCAAGGGCGGCGAGAACATCGAGGCGGCCCGAACGCTCGTCGCGCGCCACTACGACGTCGACGACATCCAGCTGACGTAA
- the rpoA2 gene encoding DNA-directed RNA polymerase subunit A'': MTEITADIEAVVEDTDLPKRLKDEVYSTIEERDGVTVEQADQISKAVENRYLDTRVDPLDPVGTVSAQSIGEPGTQMTMNTFHYAGVAEIDVTQGLPRLIELVDARKTPDTPMMTVFLEDEFADDRERAHEVVWEIEATKILALGDISTNVADMRVQISLNEDTLQERWPRVDSTDEIAAEIAGIIEDSLGVDTVQQGSAIEFGPEEPSYRDLLQLVEELRDITFKGIEEVTRVVIRKEETDEGEEFVLYTEGSAFGDVLSIEGVDASRTTCNNIHEIYRNLGVEAAREAIIEETMDTLEEQGLDDVNIRHLMLVADIMTNQGTIESIGRHGISGSKDSVLARAAFEVTVNHLLDAAIHGEVDDLDGVTENVIVGKPIKLGTGDVDLKMGSFNRQQAD; the protein is encoded by the coding sequence ATGACTGAGATCACAGCCGACATCGAAGCCGTCGTGGAGGACACGGACCTCCCCAAGCGGCTCAAGGACGAAGTGTACAGCACGATCGAGGAGCGCGACGGCGTCACCGTCGAGCAGGCGGACCAGATATCGAAGGCGGTCGAGAACCGCTACCTCGACACGCGCGTCGACCCGCTCGACCCCGTCGGGACCGTCTCCGCGCAGTCGATCGGCGAGCCGGGGACGCAGATGACGATGAACACGTTCCACTACGCGGGCGTCGCGGAGATCGACGTCACGCAGGGCCTCCCACGGCTCATCGAGCTGGTGGACGCCCGGAAGACCCCGGACACGCCGATGATGACGGTGTTCCTCGAGGACGAGTTCGCGGACGACCGCGAGCGCGCCCACGAGGTCGTCTGGGAGATCGAGGCGACGAAGATCCTCGCGCTGGGCGACATCTCGACGAATGTCGCCGACATGCGCGTCCAGATCAGCCTCAACGAGGACACGCTTCAGGAGCGCTGGCCCCGCGTCGACAGTACCGACGAGATCGCCGCGGAGATCGCGGGCATCATCGAGGACTCGCTAGGCGTCGACACCGTCCAGCAGGGGTCGGCCATCGAGTTCGGCCCCGAGGAGCCCAGCTACCGCGACCTCCTGCAACTGGTCGAGGAGCTGCGCGACATCACGTTCAAGGGGATCGAGGAGGTCACCCGCGTCGTCATCCGCAAGGAGGAGACCGACGAGGGCGAGGAGTTCGTCCTCTACACCGAGGGGTCCGCCTTCGGCGACGTGCTCTCGATCGAGGGCGTCGACGCCTCCCGGACGACGTGTAACAACATCCACGAGATCTACCGGAACCTCGGCGTCGAGGCCGCCCGCGAGGCGATCATCGAGGAGACGATGGACACGCTGGAGGAGCAGGGCCTCGACGACGTGAACATCCGACACCTGATGCTGGTCGCCGACATCATGACGAATCAGGGGACCATCGAGTCCATCGGCCGCCACGGCATCTCCGGTTCGAAGGACTCCGTGCTGGCCCGCGCCGCGTTCGAGGTGACGGTCAACCACCTGCTCGACGCGGCGATCCACGGCGAGGTCGACGACCTGGACGGCGTCACCGAGAACGTCATCGTCGGCAAGCCGATCAAGCTCGGCACCGGCGACGTCGACCTCAAGATGGGGTCGTTCAACCGGCAGCAAGCCGACTGA
- a CDS encoding DNA-directed RNA polymerase subunit A': MATNQTPKEIGEISFGLMDPEEYRDMSATKIITADTYDDDGFPIDMGLMDPRLGVIDPGLECKTCGQHSGSCNGHFGHIELAAPVIHVGFTKLIRRLLRGTCRDCSRLTLTEDEKAEFSEQLQTTVDLGNDISDVTKAAIRQARKKDRCPHCGEVQFDINHEKPTTYYEVQQVLSSEYPQMIAAAMQGDEDEDEEPTSPNELADETGIALSRVNEILSGEFRPREDDRKAIEKALDVDLTEEDMNKLMPSDIRDWFEDIPDEDIEVLGINPERSRPEWMILTVLPVPPVTARPSITLDNGQRSEDDLTHKLVDIIRINQRFMENREAGAPQLIIEDLWELLQYHVTTFMDNEISGTPPARHRSGRPLKTLSQRLKGKEGRFRGSLSGKRVNFSARTVISPDPTLSLNEVGVPDRVAKEMTQTMNVNERNLRDARRYVSNGPEGHPGANYVRRPDGRRLKVTEKNCEELAEKVEPGWEVNRHLIDGDIVVFNRQPSLHRMSIMAHEVVVMPYKTFRLNTVVCPPYNADFDGDEMNMHALQNEEARAEARVLMRVQEQILSPRFGENIIGAIQDHISGTYLLTHTNPQFNETQALDLLRATRIDELPEPSGTDEEGLPYWTGHDIFSELLPDDLNLEFTSEAGDTVVVEDGQLVEGTIDEGGVGAFGGEVVDTIAKVYGKTRARQFINEVASLAMRSIMHFGFSIGIDDETVPQEAEERINETITDANDRVEELIETYENGDLESLPGRTVDETLEMKIMQTLGRARDNAGDIAEEHFDDDNPAVVMAESGARGSLLNLTQMAGCVGQQAVRGERINRGYEDRTLSHYKPDDLSADAHGFVQNSYTNGLTPREFFFHAMGGREGLVDTAVRTSKSGYLQRRLINALSELETQYDGTVRDTSDTVVQFEFGEDGTSPVKVSSDADNEIDVDRIADRVLEAEFDDDASLQEFLGEKRPPTNLSEHADSRRADELPEPSEPTAPSEPPMNDD, encoded by the coding sequence ATGGCAACGAACCAGACACCCAAAGAGATCGGCGAAATCAGCTTCGGGCTGATGGACCCCGAGGAGTATCGGGACATGAGCGCGACGAAGATCATCACGGCCGACACCTACGACGACGACGGGTTCCCCATCGACATGGGGCTGATGGACCCGCGTCTCGGGGTCATCGACCCCGGTCTGGAGTGCAAGACCTGCGGCCAGCACTCCGGCTCCTGTAACGGCCACTTCGGGCACATCGAGCTCGCGGCGCCCGTCATCCACGTCGGCTTCACGAAGCTCATCCGCCGCCTGCTTCGCGGCACCTGTCGGGACTGCTCGCGGCTCACGCTCACCGAGGACGAGAAGGCGGAGTTCAGCGAGCAGCTCCAGACGACGGTCGATCTCGGCAACGACATCAGCGACGTGACGAAGGCCGCCATCCGGCAGGCACGCAAGAAGGACCGCTGCCCGCACTGCGGCGAGGTCCAGTTCGACATCAACCACGAGAAGCCGACCACGTACTACGAGGTCCAGCAGGTCCTCTCCAGCGAGTACCCGCAGATGATCGCCGCCGCGATGCAGGGCGACGAGGACGAGGACGAGGAGCCGACGAGCCCGAACGAGCTCGCCGACGAGACCGGCATCGCCCTCTCGCGGGTCAACGAGATCCTCTCGGGCGAGTTCCGCCCGCGCGAGGACGACCGCAAGGCCATCGAGAAGGCGCTCGACGTGGACCTCACCGAGGAGGACATGAACAAGCTGATGCCGAGCGACATCCGGGACTGGTTCGAGGACATCCCGGACGAGGACATCGAGGTGCTCGGCATCAACCCCGAGCGCTCGCGGCCCGAGTGGATGATCCTGACGGTGCTGCCGGTGCCGCCGGTCACCGCGCGACCCTCGATCACGCTGGACAACGGCCAGCGCAGCGAGGACGACCTCACGCACAAGCTGGTCGACATCATCCGCATCAACCAGCGGTTCATGGAGAACCGCGAGGCCGGCGCGCCCCAGCTCATCATCGAGGACCTCTGGGAGCTGCTCCAGTACCACGTCACCACCTTCATGGACAACGAGATCAGCGGCACGCCGCCGGCGCGCCACCGCTCCGGCCGGCCGCTGAAGACGCTCAGCCAGCGCCTGAAGGGCAAGGAGGGCCGCTTCCGCGGCTCGCTGTCCGGGAAGCGCGTGAACTTCTCGGCCCGGACCGTCATCTCGCCCGACCCGACGCTCTCGCTCAACGAGGTCGGCGTGCCCGACCGCGTCGCCAAGGAGATGACCCAGACGATGAACGTCAACGAGCGGAACCTCCGGGACGCGCGCCGCTACGTCTCCAACGGTCCCGAGGGTCATCCGGGCGCGAACTACGTCCGCCGACCGGACGGCCGCCGCCTGAAGGTGACCGAGAAGAACTGCGAGGAGCTCGCCGAGAAGGTCGAGCCCGGCTGGGAGGTGAACCGCCACCTCATCGACGGCGACATCGTCGTGTTCAACCGCCAGCCGTCGCTGCACCGGATGTCCATCATGGCCCACGAGGTGGTCGTGATGCCGTACAAGACGTTCCGGCTCAACACCGTCGTCTGCCCGCCGTACAACGCGGACTTCGACGGCGACGAGATGAACATGCACGCCCTCCAGAACGAGGAGGCCCGCGCCGAGGCGCGCGTGCTGATGCGCGTCCAGGAGCAGATCCTCTCGCCGCGCTTCGGCGAGAACATCATCGGCGCGATCCAGGACCACATCAGCGGGACCTACCTGCTGACCCACACCAACCCGCAGTTCAACGAGACCCAGGCGCTCGACCTGCTGCGCGCGACGCGCATCGACGAGCTGCCCGAGCCGAGCGGCACCGACGAGGAGGGACTGCCCTACTGGACGGGCCACGACATCTTCTCGGAGCTGCTGCCGGACGACCTGAACCTGGAGTTCACCAGCGAAGCCGGCGACACGGTCGTCGTCGAGGACGGCCAGCTCGTCGAGGGCACCATCGACGAGGGCGGCGTCGGCGCGTTCGGCGGCGAGGTCGTCGACACCATCGCGAAGGTGTACGGCAAGACCCGCGCCCGCCAGTTCATCAACGAGGTCGCCTCGCTGGCGATGCGTTCTATCATGCACTTCGGCTTCTCCATCGGCATCGACGACGAGACGGTGCCCCAGGAGGCCGAGGAGCGCATCAACGAGACCATCACCGACGCGAACGACCGCGTCGAGGAGCTCATCGAGACCTACGAGAACGGGGACCTGGAGTCCCTGCCGGGCCGCACCGTCGACGAGACGCTGGAGATGAAGATCATGCAGACGCTCGGTCGCGCGCGTGACAACGCAGGCGACATCGCGGAGGAGCACTTCGACGACGACAACCCCGCGGTCGTCATGGCCGAGTCCGGGGCGCGCGGGTCGCTGCTGAACCTGACCCAGATGGCCGGCTGCGTCGGCCAGCAGGCGGTTCGCGGCGAGCGGATCAACCGCGGCTACGAGGACCGCACGCTGAGCCACTACAAGCCCGACGACCTGTCGGCCGACGCCCACGGCTTCGTGCAGAACTCCTACACGAACGGCCTCACCCCGCGGGAGTTCTTCTTCCACGCGATGGGCGGCCGCGAGGGCCTGGTCGACACGGCGGTCCGGACGTCGAAGTCCGGCTACCTGCAGCGCCGCCTCATCAACGCGCTCTCCGAGCTGGAGACGCAGTACGACGGCACCGTCCGCGACACGAGCGACACCGTCGTCCAGTTCGAGTTCGGCGAGGACGGCACCAGCCCGGTGAAGGTGTCCTCCGACGCCGACAACGAGATCGACGTCGACCGCATCGCCGACCGCGTCCTCGAAGCGGAGTTCGACGACGACGCCTCGCTGCAGGAGTTCCTGGGCGAGAAGCGTCCGCCGACGAACCTCTCCGAGCACGCCGACTCCCGGCGCGCCGACGAGCTCCCGGAGCCCAGCGAGCCGACCGCACCCTCGGAACCCCCGATGAACGATGACTGA